A segment of the Longimicrobium sp. genome:
CGCCGGTACCTGGCCGCCGCGGACCTGGTGCTGTTCTGCGTGGAGGCGGGACGGGAAATGGAGGAGGACGAGGCGGCGTTCGTCGCAGGCGTCGACCCGGCCCGCCTGGTGCTCGTGCGGACGAAGCGCGATCGATACGGCAGCGCGCCGGCGGACGCGTCGGGCGCGATCCCGTGTGTGGCCGTCTCCGCGGTGACGGGGGATGGATTGCCAGAGCTTCGGCAGGCGTTGCTGGGGCGGGCGTTCGGCGGCATCCTCGGCGAGCCGGGAGAGGCGCCGCTGGTCACCCGCGAACGCCACGCGCGCGCGTTGCGGACGGCGCGCGACGAGGTCTGCGATTTTCTGGCTGCCCTGGACGACGACGTGCCGATGGAGTTTGCGGCGACGCACCTTCGCGCGGGCGCGGGGGCGCTGGAGGACCTGGTGGGCGCGGTCTCGGTGGACGACGTGCTCGATCGCGTCTTCGGCAGCTTTTGCGTGGGCAAGTAGCCCCGGACACGCAGGCGGACGGAAAATTCGCGCGAAATTCGCTTTTATCGCACGTGGGACAGCGGGACGAGCCAGAGTATTCCCGAAATCGGGATCGTTCGTTAATCGCGAATCTCGCGAGCCGATTTTCTTCGGGGCAGCTTCGGATTCAGCGGATGATGGCGAACTCACCGTCGCGGAAGCCATCCCCTGAGAATGGAAGTGGTTCCACCGCGTCGACGAGGGCGCCGGGCGGGCCCTTCGCCAGTTGCGCCCGCAACTCATCCAGCCGCGCCTCGGAAGCACGGGCGTGGACGACGACGGCACCGTCCGGCAAGTTGCGGACGGTGCCGGAAACACCCAGCCGGTTGGCGAGGGAGCGGGTCCACCAGCGGAACCCCACTCCCTGCACCCGGCCGGTCACGCGAGAGCCGGCCTCGATCATCCCGTCAGAGGTCTTCCTGGTGGCTGGGAGGACGCGACCCGCCCGTGCTCCCAGCCCCCGACCCGGACGTGCCGGCACGGCTGGCACCCGCCGTCGAGCCGCCGTATCCGCCCGCCGACCCGCCACCGCTGGCCCCAGCCGCCGAGCCGCCGGTGCGTCCGCCCCCGCTGCCAGCGCCCGAGCCACCGCCGCTGCCCGCGGCACGGCCGGTGGAGCCCCCCGCCGATCCGCCCTGGCTGCCACCGCCCTGCTGGCCACCCATGAAGCCGTCGATCAGCTCCGCCAGGAAGCCGCTGCCCTGGCTGTTGGTCTGGCTGAGGAACCCGCGCGCGCCCTGTGCAATGCCGGCGCTGATGCCGCCCATCAGGGCACTGCGAAGCTCCCGCCGCGCGCGCGACGCCTTCGACGTGCCGTAGTCATCGTCGTCGTCGTCCCGAGCCGCCAGCACGAAGCCGATGGCGAACGCCACGCCCAGAATGGGCAGCGGGTTGTCGCGAAGGCGGTCTACCAGGCCGCGCTGCTCCATCGCGCGGTTCGCGCGGTCGCGGGTGGTGCTGGCCACGCGTGCCACCCGCGGCCCCACTTCGCCCGCCAGGTTGCGGGCACCCTCGCCCACGCGGTCGCGGATGGCCTCGGCCGCGCCGCCAAGCCGGCTGCGGCTGCCGCCCTCTTCGCTCCCCGCAAACTGCAGCCCCTCGTACTGGTCACCGCCGCCGGCGCTGTGCAGGCCGCTATGCACATCGCCGGATCCGCCCTTGTCGCCCATGGCGGACGAGCCGCCGGCGTTGCGTCCGGTGCCGCTCATGCCAGATCCCGCTTGGCCTGCTTGATCTCGCTCTGAAGCCATTGCTTGTCCTCCTTGAGAGTCTCGATGGTGAGGGCCGGCGTCACGCTCTCGTGCTTGAGCTTGTTCAGGTTGCTCT
Coding sequences within it:
- a CDS encoding acylphosphatase, translated to MIEAGSRVTGRVQGVGFRWWTRSLANRLGVSGTVRNLPDGAVVVHARASEARLDELRAQLAKGPPGALVDAVEPLPFSGDGFRDGEFAIIR